In one Drosophila pseudoobscura strain MV-25-SWS-2005 chromosome X, UCI_Dpse_MV25, whole genome shotgun sequence genomic region, the following are encoded:
- the rictor gene encoding rapamycin-insensitive companion of mTOR isoform X1 has protein sequence MASLHSSWRFGKRSKLQLRIKVSQDPEDFYRLDPTRSAAENAFDIYSMLCREETRDTKRLFLLNALASLCLAARKGSHHSNLRFSTEELLFCLSASLVHTFTQVRAAALRTIRYALSTPKDIKAFNSLQLQHLLCRSIDLMLKNDDERVQALKLVRKMLAIAPEDISPVVVRCLVSLADSGIEENDNLLRACLATLAEIAVLNPALLIVCGGVTSITRNVLECHNPRIAESLCGVLLYLLEWPQTRNMCGVRLDCLAAPYCDFTYRLGIMDKNKDARELRYTSCRLALLSVLRSWTGTLEFCDPSKPSGLQAIVDALYLNQVEVRKAILDLLYELLSLPQPAWTDDYAVALQAVDPSDFQDSWLLSNGFVSAEGRSILPSLAARAPNVVEQHLALLLYCFLETGLLNALVEVAVASDQFISVRATVLIGKILQLMHTHLPPDICCTSPALPTLIGHATQGNQQANASVAALQNYQKMLRQRPASCSLFLDSIIQGGALIQTRLFRRHLNVQEQQGPALQLQDTAAAAGSSVPLSGQFHATLDRQRLDSVSSSDESQSQSSSNSLRSSFRLKRKFMPQALFDNFRALNRLLTGSRVLTQTDANLWDWDVITTILRSNCTRKLDFTLGKFLKRLVDFYKPSNNRFSHQDLVPGHSMPAFVSAGLDLIDVLVGSRQLECMRYITDYFSDISQHLLAVTTSNRAHDCLFSPQHMNNTMCQQYFLYIGRMCRTRKGIEVLKNTTVFEYLITLVRVTDHVCYVKLIVSGLNYSFEKLPRQVLEKALTSAKTRSGRLYATQFMAVLLRARLPHFEVWGIPLIILQTKDADRSVVLAAMEVLEEACHDKYYLEEIVSLWPNLTLRGDVGRLLMSRYYSLSRGLNSSLARIEDEIKYWRNGYNKRYVLLVEADTHSSLTLHIRNEDGYYSRRNCNQRPQTVPPNIAPHLYGQMVQTSQGMTALSKFGDLPQLLDLLTRAKCTDDAECLELKAAVWALSHASTHANGIEYFVEQNARLYEKLIVLVTKCEVYSVRATCFSALGLIAGTQAGANILFKLNWLSVRHDRNTMWPVHQPEDWMSNQYTPVRHYYEDAPPYNFTVLEDQIDGSYYTGSYYWNLLIDQTEPMGVGTGTGTGTAVGGGIQDPNSTATTTTMDDGHALALHVNRTLSGPVAAAKSKTLPEGSNLRQGKHRRSLSESKTTDVISLLGGGGGGGTGGGLYPMPYQNQHQQQQHRIRYNSCTDSNTSGVSSCESVTGRTAAAAAAAAANMSELQQFPLSPIPSMSNLLESEELIRLHSIATSHSGTANTTLSPMAVKGYAQLRVLRAHSRPVLESAAELHDFIHKQDWSYPKPRLSKVRRRLSTGELNVLLPTLNAPKFLPQNDMQGPCYAGICLPKNVLDLFPTRNLSRTYVSRDIQDQDLMGINLLMSQRLQFLNDSLNNEGGDESSVISSLSDVSSASRRQPRQWQQGAKHARSQCLHCARSPRQQRQDSVGSQSNGAGAGGGATLAPCELYSSAAAALVAAGIQAGPVLAKKSSGSGGSGSGRVPLGTDISFHSPESMLSEDSLPDRLTASILYNVQRLANPVSAKQSKMALLELKQKHPHAFQDICLYSESCKTLGRSSYRMSARRFLQELFLDLNFDAFYVEPQLIIGTRKMPAEEKAEPTPPSAMLLAHKTQMKPKPTAQLASVYETSWENLLMDQSPRMVVTKSPSANAQQASQQQMMPHNQLHIEDDTEDTLEDSEDEEEGDENEDDDPGEDVCDGSGAGTQASSVTTAHTALPCHGNSNRSSICTISQQPVPQPPAVPGSGGTGTAGTNLKNDNRQYTRGRFYTLELDLSCTKNKFPIKDRSQTTPPKTSPTPVPQLKRQMSADADADADADTDAGVVSSISVAPGSTSSTLDYSTVTKSLAASMTKPVGSLYCEKRLQSSKSEAVLDARAGAGPASGTGGGESAVGGSSRNGSVKWTSKRVTS, from the exons ATGGCCTCCCTACATTCCAGTTGGCGTTTTGGCAAAAGAAGCAAATTACAATTACGCATTAAAG TTTCCCAAGATCCGGAGGATTTCTATCGACTGGATCCCACAAGATCGGCGGCGGAGAATGCCTTTGACATCTACTCGATGCTCTGTCGGGAGGAGACCCGTGACACCAAGCGCCTGTTCCTGCTCAATGCTTTGGCCTCGCTCTGCCTGGCTGCCCGCAAGGGATCGCATCACAGCAATCTGCGCTTCAGCACAGAGGAGCTGCTCTTCTG CCTGAGTGCATCGCTGGTGCACACGTTCACCCAAGTGAGGGCGGCGGCACTGCGCACCATCCGCTATGCTTTGAGCACGCCTAAGGACATTAAGGCCTTCAATTCcctccagctgcagcatcTGTTGTGTCGCTCCATTGACCTGATGCTAAAGAATGACGATGAGCGGGTGCAGGCCCTCAAGCTGGTGCGAAAGATGCTGGCCATTGCCCCCGAGGACATCAGTCCGGTGGTGGTGCGATGCCTCGTCTCGTTGGCGGACAGTGGCATCGAAGAGAACGACAATCTGCTGCGTGCCTGTCTGGCCACGCTGGCGGAAATTGCTGTCCTCAATCCCGCCCTGCTCATTGTCTGCGGCGGCGTTACCTCCATCACCCGCAATGTACTCGAGTGCCACAATCCCCGCATCGCGGAGAGCCTCTGCGGCGTCCTGCTCTATCTGCTAGAGTGGCCGCAAACGCGAAATATGTGCGGAGTGCGTCTGGATTGCCTGGCGGCCCCGTACTGTGACTTCACCTACAGACTGGGCATCATGGACAAGAACAA AGATGCACGCGAACTTCGCTACACGAGCTGCCGGCTGGCATTGCTCTCCGTTTTGCGCAGCTGGACGGGCACCCTCGAATTCTGTGATCCAAGCAAACCCTCAGGCCTGCAAGCAATAGTCGACGCCTTATATTTAAATCAAGTTGAAGTCAGA AAAGCAATATTGGATTTGCTGTACGAGCTCCTGTCGCTGCCGCAACCCGCCTGGACGGATGACTATGCTGTGGCACTGCAGGCAGTGGATCCCTCGGACTTTCAGGACTCGTGGCTGCTAAGCAATGGCTTCGTTTCCGCCGAGGGACGTTCGATTCTGCCCAGTCTGGCTGCCCGGGCCCCGAATGTTGTCGAACAGCATTTGGCCCTGCTGCTGTACTGCTTCCTGGAGACGGGTCTGCTGAATGCCCTCGTTGAGGTGGCCGTTGCCAGCGATCAGTTCATTTCGGTGCGGGCCACCGTCCTCATTGGCAAGATCCTGCAGCTGATGCACACACACCTGCCGCCGGACATTTGTTGCACCAGCCCAGCCCTGCCCACGCTCATTGGCCATGCCACGCAGGGGAATCAACAGGCCAATGCCTCGGTGGCTGCGCTTCAGAACTACCAGAAGATGCTGCGCCAGAGGCCGGCATCGTGCAGTCTATTTCTGGACAGTATTATCCAAGGAGGAGCCCTCATCCAGACGCGACTCTTTCGACGCCACCTCAAcgtgcaggagcagcagggccCCGCCCTGCAGCTACAGGAtacggctgcggcggcgggcTCCTCAGTGCCGCTATCGGGACAGTTTCATGCCACCTTGGATCGTCAGCGTCTCGATTCGGTATCCTCCAGCGATGAGTCACAATCGCAATCCTCCTCGAATTCCTTACGTTCCAGCTTTCGATTGAAACGGAAATTCATGCCGCAGGCCCTGTTTGATAATTTTCGAGCCCTAAATCGCCTGCTCACCGGCTCCCGCGTGCTAACCCAAACGGATGCGAATCTATGGGATTGGGATGTCATCACCACGATCCTCAGA TCAAATTGTACACGAAAGCTCGACTTTACGCTGGGAAAATTCCTGAAGCGATTGGTGGACTTTTACAAGCCAAGCAATAACCGATTTTCGCATCAGGATCTGGTGCCAGGACACAGCATGCCAGCGTTTGTCAGTGCCGGGCTGGATTTGATAGATGTCCTGGTAGGCAGCAGACAG ctGGAATGCATGCGTTATATCACGGACTACTTTTCGGACATTAGCCAGCATCTGCTGGCTGTGACCACATCGAATCGGGCACACGACTGTTTGTTTAGTCCCCAGCACATGAACAATACCATGTGCCAGCAGTATTTTCTTTACATTGGACGCATGTGCCGCACACGGAAGGGCATTGAAGTGCTCAAGAATACAACTGTTTTTGAATA CCTGATCACTTTGGTGCGTGTCACGGATCATGTGTGCTACGTGAAGCTGATTGTCTCTGGCCTCAATTACAGCTTTGAGAAGCTCCCCAGGCAGGTGCTGGAGAAAGCGCTGACCTCTGCCAAGACGCGCAGCGGGCGTTTGTATGCCACACAGTTTATGGCCGTGCTGCTGCGTGCCCGCCTGCCGCACTTTGAGGTGTGGGGCATACCACTGATCATACTCCAAACGAAGGATGCCGACCGCAGTGTGGTGCTGGCAGCCATGGAGGTGCTGGAGGAGGCCTGCCATGACAAGTACTATTTAGAGGAAATTGTCAGCCTGTGGCCGAATCTGACGCTGCGCGGGGACGTGGGTCGCCTGCTGATGTCCCGCTATTACTCGCTGTCGCGCGGCCTCAACAGCAGCCTGGCCCGCATCGAGGATGAGATCAAGTACTGGCGGAATGGCTACAACAAGCGATACGTGCTGCTCGTCGAGGCCGACACCCACTCCAGCCTCACGCTGCACATACGCAACGAGGATGGCTACTATTCGCGACGCAACTGTAACCAGCGGCCCCAGACAGTGCCCCCGAACATTGCCCCCCATCTGTACGGACAGATGGTGCAGACCAGCCAGGGCATGACGGCGCTGAGTAAATTCGGGGATCTTCCCCAGCTGCTGGACCTCCTGACACGCGCCAAGTGCACGGACGATGCCGAGTGTCTGGAACTGAAAGCGGCCGTCTGGGCCCTGTCCCATGCCTCCACCCATGCGAATGgaattgaatattttgtggAACAGAATGCCAG GCTCTATGAGAAGCTGATTGTTTTGGTGACCAAATGCGAGGTATATTCGGTGAGGGCCACCTGTTTCAGTGCCCTGGGCCTCATAGCAGGCACCCAAGCGGGCGCTAATATACTTTTTAAGCTGA ATTGGCTGAGCGTGCGGCATGATAGGAACACCATGTGGCCAGTGCATCAGCCAGAGGATTGGATGTCCAATCAGTACACACCGGTGCGGCATTACTACGAGGATGCGCCGCCGTATAACTTTACCGTTCTGGAGGATCAGATCGATGGATCCTATTACACGGGCTCCTACTACTGGAATCTGCTCATCGATCAGACAGAGCCCATGGGCGTCGGGACGGGAACGGGGACAGGTACTGCTGTTGGAGGAGGAATTCAGGATCCAAATTCAACGGCCACGACCACCACAATGGATGATGGTCATGCTTTGGCCCTGCATGTGAATCGAACTCTGTCTGGGCCGGTGGCAGCCGCCAAATCGAAAACCCTGCCGGAGGGCAGCAACCTGCGTCAGGGTAAGCATCGGCGCTCGCTCTCCGAATCGAAGACTACAGATGTGATTAGCCTgctgggcggcggcggaggaggaggcactgGCGGGGGTCTCTATCCCATGCCCTACCAGaatcagcaccagcagcagcagcaccgcatACGGTACAACTCCTGCACAGACTCAAACACCTCGGGCGTGAGCAGCTGCGAATCGGTTACGGGACGAAcggccgcagctgcagccgctgcggcGGCAAATATGAGCGAATTGCAGCAATTCCCGCTGAGTCCCATACCGAGCATGTCCAATCTGCTGGAGAGCGAAGAGCTTATACGGCTCCATTCGATAGCTACCAGCCATAGCGGGACGGCGAACACCACACTCAGTCCGATGGCCGTGAAGGGGTACGCGCAGCTAAGGGTTCTGCGCGCCCACAGCCGCCCCGTCCTGGAGTCGGCAGCGGAATTGCATGACTTTATACACAAGCAGGACTGGAGTTATCCAAAGCCCAGGTTGAGCAAGGTGCGACGACGCCTTTCTACCGGGGAACTGAACGTCCTGCTGCCCACGCTGAATGCCCCCAAATTTCTGCCGCAGAATGATATGCAGGGGCCATGCTATGCcggcatttgtctgcccaagAATGTTCTGGATCTGTTTCCCACGCGCAATCTCAGTCGAACGTATGTGTCGCGTGACATACAGGACCAGGACCTCATGGGCATCAATCTGTTGATGAGCCAGCGGCTTCAGTTCCTCAACGATTCGCTGAACAACGAGGGCGGCGACGAGTCCTCGGTCATATCATCGCTCTCGGACGTATCCTCGGCGAGCCGCCGCCAGCCCCGTCAGTGGCAGCAGGGCGCCAAGCATGCGCGCAGCCAGTGCCTCCATTGTGCCCGGTCACCGCGTCAGCAGCGTCAGGATAGTGTTGGCAGCCAGAGCAacggtgcaggtgcaggtggtGGTGCGACCCTTGCACCCTGTGAGCTGTACAGCAGTGCAGCAGCGGCCCTGGTAGCGGCTGGCATCCAAGCCGGCCCAGTTCTGGCCAAaaagagcagcggcagcggtggctccggctctggcagAGTGCCGCTGGGCACGGACATAAGCTTCCATTCGCCGGAGAGCATGCTGAGCGAGGATAGCCTGCCGGACAGGCTGACGGCCTCCATTCTATATAACGTACAGCGTCTGGCCAATCCGGTCAGTGCCAAACAATCGAAGATGGCCCTGCTGGAGCTCAAGCAGAAGCATCCGCATGCCTTTCAG GACATTTGCCTGTATTCAGAGTCCTGCAAGACGCTGGGCAGAAGCAGCTATCGGATGAGTGCCCGCCGTTTCCTGCAGGAGCTCTTTCTGGACCTCAACTTTGATGCCTTCTATGTGGAGCCGCAGCTGATAATTGGCACCCGCAAAATGCCCGCCGAGGAGAAGGCAGAGCCCACGCCACCATCGGCCATGCTGTTGGCCCACAAGACGCAAATGAAGCCCAAGCCGACCGCCCAGCTGGCCAGCGTATACGAGACGAGCTGGGAGAATCTGCTGATGGATCAGTCGCCGCGTATGGTGGTCACCAAGTCCCCCAGTGCCAATGCCCAGCAGGCGTCCCAACAGCAGATGATGCCCCACAACCAGCTGCACATCGAGGACGACACTGAGGATACCCTGGAGGATAGCGAAGACGAAGAGGAGGGAGACGAGAACGAAGACGATGATCCTGGGGAGGATGTCTGCGATGGTAGTGGCGCTGGGACCCAAGCCAGCTCCGTGACGACCGCTCAcacagccctgccctgccatggGAACAGCAATCGAAGTAGCATCTGCACGATCAGCCAGCAGCCGGTACCGCAGCCGCCTGCAGTCCCTGGAAGTGGGGGTACAGGTACGGCTGGAACGAATCTAAAGAACGATAATCGCCAGTATACCCGCGGTCGCTTCTACACGCTGGAGCTGGACCTCAGCTGCACCAAGAATAAGTTTCCGATCAAGGATCGCAGCCAGACAACGCCCCCCAAGACTTCGCCAACGCCAGTGCCCCAACTGAAGCGTCAGATGagtgcagatgcagatgccgATGCGGATGCCGATACGGATGCTGGCGTTGTGTCCTCCATTTCGGTGGCCCCAGGGTCCACCTCCTCCACGCTGGACTACTCCACGGTGACCAAGAGCCTGGCGGCATCCATGACAAAGCCCGTGGGCAGCCTGTACTGCGAGAAGCGGCTGCAGAGTTCCAAATCGGAGGCGGTGCTTGACgccagagctggagctggacctgCATCCGGAACGGGTGGGGGGGAGTCGGCGgtaggcggcagcagcaggaatggCAGCGTCAAATGGACATCGAAGCGGGTCACATcctag